The Hymenobacter sp. GOD-10R genome includes a window with the following:
- a CDS encoding NAD(P)/FAD-dependent oxidoreductase, translated as MNSSDPIIIIGAGMAGLACANYLHRAGQKVLVLEAADAVGGRVRTDVTPEGFRLDRGFQILLTRYPEVQRLIDYGALNLKAFRSGAITRLPDGRETTLLNPLQQPIAALSALTSPVGSLTDKLLIAKLARQVSQYTSEELLARSSTDTLSCLRNYGWSPYIIDTFFRPFFGGIYLDRNLSTASNFFEFVFQQFIAGEAAVPALGIQQIPEQLAARLPAGTVRLNTPVEAVHGAQVRLRNGEILTAATVVVATDGDAARTFLPQLAGTPATEWRQTTCTYFAADRSPGHGDRLLRLNSVPDGVAHNVAFISDVAPDYAPAGRTLISVSTQGPHGLSEEELLGQLQPQLTTWFGPEVGTWQHLRTYKIDRALPVYSAGQPAYQPLKLDDNLYRCGDWAAYPSLNAAIATGREVAEMILAG; from the coding sequence ATGAATTCCTCTGATCCTATCATCATTATTGGGGCAGGCATGGCGGGCCTGGCTTGCGCTAACTACTTGCATCGTGCGGGTCAGAAAGTACTAGTGCTGGAAGCAGCGGACGCCGTGGGTGGCCGCGTGCGCACCGACGTAACACCCGAAGGCTTCCGCCTTGATCGGGGATTTCAGATTCTGCTCACGCGCTACCCGGAGGTGCAGCGCCTGATTGACTACGGGGCGCTGAACCTAAAGGCGTTTCGCTCGGGTGCCATCACGCGCTTGCCCGATGGCCGCGAAACGACGCTCCTGAACCCCCTCCAACAGCCAATAGCTGCCCTTTCAGCCTTGACATCACCGGTGGGCAGCCTCACCGATAAGTTACTGATTGCCAAGCTAGCCCGCCAAGTCAGCCAGTACACGAGCGAGGAACTCCTGGCCCGCTCTAGCACCGATACACTTTCGTGCTTGCGCAATTATGGCTGGAGTCCTTACATCATCGACACTTTCTTTCGTCCGTTTTTCGGGGGCATCTACCTCGACCGCAACCTGAGCACGGCCAGCAACTTCTTTGAGTTTGTCTTTCAACAATTTATAGCGGGTGAGGCGGCGGTACCAGCGCTTGGCATCCAGCAAATTCCGGAGCAACTAGCGGCTCGTCTGCCCGCTGGCACGGTGCGCCTGAACACGCCCGTAGAGGCGGTACACGGCGCGCAGGTCCGCTTGCGCAATGGCGAAATCCTGACGGCGGCGACCGTGGTGGTCGCTACCGATGGTGATGCTGCCCGCACCTTTCTACCCCAACTAGCCGGCACACCAGCCACCGAATGGCGCCAAACGACTTGCACGTACTTCGCCGCCGACCGCTCGCCGGGGCACGGCGACCGGCTCTTACGCCTCAACTCAGTGCCCGATGGGGTGGCTCACAACGTGGCTTTCATCAGCGACGTAGCGCCCGATTATGCCCCGGCCGGGCGGACGCTTATTTCCGTGAGCACGCAGGGGCCGCATGGCTTAAGTGAGGAGGAGTTGCTAGGCCAATTGCAGCCGCAGCTTACTACCTGGTTTGGCCCGGAAGTCGGAACGTGGCAACACCTCCGTACGTACAAAATCGACCGCGCCCTGCCCGTCTACTCGGCCGGGCAGCCCGCGTACCAGCCTCTAAAGCTAGACGACAACCTTTACCGCTGCGGCGATTGGGCGGCATACCCTTCACTAAACGCAGCTATTGCTACCGGACGCGAAGTGGCCGAAATGATCCTCGCTGGCTAA
- a CDS encoding c-type heme family protein has product MRLLLPATAILLLSLAACSSDQIQHLRDTKKIAVEAANWEVKRIMPADLLHAARWAGDSLTRTADRELHRLLKAKLAEGGVAAALPYCRPESYASTDSMARILKAKARRVSSRPRTPEHLASLPAAQLQSDTARLVARPSAEVFTYQRPIVLDDALCLRCHGSVGGDITAADYALIKKNYPRDQATGYRRGQVMGVWQVELARPGVAEFYTMKTRKVMKPRPKLF; this is encoded by the coding sequence ATGCGCCTGCTTCTTCCCGCTACTGCCATTCTGCTGCTCAGTCTTGCCGCTTGTTCGTCCGACCAGATTCAACACCTGCGCGATACGAAGAAGATTGCCGTGGAAGCCGCCAACTGGGAGGTTAAGCGAATTATGCCTGCCGACTTACTACACGCAGCACGCTGGGCGGGCGACTCACTCACTCGTACGGCCGACCGAGAGTTGCACCGCCTGTTGAAAGCAAAGCTTGCTGAGGGCGGTGTGGCGGCAGCCCTTCCCTACTGCCGCCCGGAAAGCTACGCTTCCACGGATTCGATGGCGCGAATCCTGAAAGCCAAGGCGCGCCGTGTGAGCAGCCGGCCACGCACCCCGGAGCACCTAGCTAGCTTGCCAGCCGCTCAGCTTCAATCGGATACCGCCCGGCTGGTGGCGCGGCCTAGCGCAGAGGTGTTCACCTATCAGCGTCCCATTGTGCTCGACGATGCACTGTGCTTACGCTGCCACGGCTCGGTGGGCGGCGACATCACGGCGGCTGACTATGCGCTGATCAAGAAGAATTACCCCCGCGACCAAGCCACTGGCTACCGCCGCGGGCAAGTGATGGGAGTGTGGCAAGTAGAGCTAGCCCGGCCCGGCGTAGCTGAGTTTTACACCATGAAAACGCGCAAAGTCATGAAGCCTAGGCCCAAGCTGTTTTGA
- the thrC gene encoding threonine synthase, producing MRTTCAGVRSATIVQPMHEAGASRYNTSIMLYYSLKKQAPAVDFRQATIAGQAPDMGLYFPERIPKFSPEFLRDLKHKNKADLAFEVIQPYVGDAIPEQDLRRICAETVDFEFPLVSITDRISTLELFHGPTLAFKDVGARFMSRCLGHFSQQREGKVTVLVATSGDTGGAVASGFLGVEGVDVVILYPAGKVSSIQELQLTTLGQNITALEIQGTFDDCQQLVKQAFVDQELTQRRSLTSANSINVARWLPQQFYFCYAWQQWQGEEPPVVAVPSGNFGNLGAGLMAYESGLPIKHFVAACNINDSVPAYLLSGEFEPKLAVPTLSNAMDVGNPSNFVRIQELFKLDYQHIKNTITGYTVTDEITAETIKRVKNEQNYLLDPHGAVAYHALEDYLGQHPSDQGFFLETAHPVKFYDTVEPITQEKIALPSAVEVLLGREKKSIPLAPDFAQLKEYLLATA from the coding sequence CGCCGGCGTCCGTTCAGCGACCATTGTGCAACCGATGCACGAAGCTGGAGCTTCGCGCTACAACACTTCTATCATGCTGTATTACAGCCTTAAGAAGCAGGCGCCGGCTGTCGACTTCCGGCAAGCAACGATTGCCGGACAAGCGCCCGACATGGGTTTGTATTTCCCAGAGCGTATCCCCAAGTTCTCCCCCGAGTTTCTGCGAGACCTCAAGCACAAGAACAAAGCGGACCTAGCTTTTGAAGTCATCCAACCGTACGTGGGCGACGCCATTCCGGAGCAGGACTTGCGCCGCATCTGCGCCGAAACGGTTGACTTCGAGTTTCCGCTAGTTTCTATCACGGACCGCATCAGCACGCTAGAGCTATTTCACGGCCCGACCCTCGCTTTCAAAGATGTAGGCGCCCGCTTCATGAGTCGGTGCCTAGGTCACTTTTCGCAGCAGCGCGAAGGCAAAGTGACGGTACTGGTGGCGACCTCCGGCGACACCGGCGGCGCCGTAGCCAGCGGCTTCCTGGGCGTGGAAGGCGTGGATGTGGTGATTCTTTACCCAGCCGGCAAGGTTAGCTCGATTCAAGAACTACAGCTCACGACCCTCGGGCAGAACATCACGGCGCTGGAAATCCAGGGCACCTTTGATGATTGCCAGCAGCTCGTGAAGCAGGCCTTTGTGGACCAGGAGCTTACACAGCGCCGGTCGCTCACCTCGGCTAACTCTATCAACGTGGCGCGGTGGCTGCCGCAACAATTTTACTTTTGCTACGCCTGGCAGCAGTGGCAGGGCGAAGAGCCGCCCGTGGTGGCGGTGCCCAGCGGCAACTTCGGCAACCTAGGTGCCGGTCTAATGGCGTACGAGTCGGGCTTGCCGATTAAGCACTTTGTGGCGGCGTGCAACATCAACGACTCAGTGCCGGCCTACCTGCTCAGCGGCGAGTTTGAGCCGAAGCTAGCCGTGCCGACCCTCTCCAACGCCATGGACGTGGGTAACCCTAGCAACTTCGTGCGTATTCAAGAGCTGTTTAAGCTTGATTATCAGCACATCAAGAACACCATCACCGGCTACACCGTAACGGACGAAATCACGGCCGAGACCATCAAGCGCGTGAAAAACGAGCAAAACTACTTGCTCGATCCGCACGGCGCCGTAGCGTATCACGCGTTGGAAGACTACCTAGGTCAGCACCCCAGCGACCAAGGCTTCTTCCTCGAAACGGCGCACCCAGTGAAATTCTACGACACCGTAGAGCCGATTACGCAGGAGAAAATTGCGCTGCCTTCGGCCGTGGAAGTTCTATTAGGAAGGGAAAAGAAAAGCATTCCGCTAGCACCCGATTTCGCGCAACTAAAAGAGTACCTGCTAGCTACGGCGTAG